GCAGGCCGCGTGCGTGCTGGAGGAGGTCGATCTTCTCCTCGGTGTCGACTCGACCGACGTACTCCGCGTAGGGCGACTGTCCGCAGCGAGCCATCACCTGCGTGACGTAGCCGACATCGTCGACGAACAGGTCCTCGCCGACGATCTTGATCGGCACTTCCAGGTGTTCGGCGATGTCGATACACTCTATGATCCCCTTCTCGGGCATGATCCGGTTCAGGGTCATGAGGTAGTCGCCTTTGTCTGTCTGGAGGGGATAGCGATCGACGTCGATCCCGTTGGAGACGTGTCTGACCTCGAAGCCGAGGGTGCGCTGCCAGGCCTCGGCCGCGGCCTGGCTCACCGAGACGTAGTTCGGCTGCTCGACGGGCTTGAGATCGAAACGCGGCATCCCGTGCCAGACGCCCAGGATCGTGGTGTTGGCCATCTCTTCGGGGTGTTCGCGCTTGCGCTGGTAGCTGTGTTTCTGCCAGGAGTGATCGACCACGACGTCGAAGTTCGAGAGTTGGTCGGCGTACATCTCGTAGGCCGTCGGCTCCTTCTGGAAGCACTGCTTGGAGTCGCTGGGCTGTGTCGTCTCGATCGTCTCGACACCTTCGATATCCGTTCCCTGCGGGGCGATCACTGTCACGTCGTAGTCGCGCTGGCCGAGTTCGTGCGCGAGGTTGTACACCATCAGTTCGAGGCCGCCGTAGCCCTCGGGCGGGACCTGCAGGCAGGTGGTCGAGACCACCGCGATGGAGGTGTCTTTATCGATCATCGTCCATGTGGTCGGGGTTCAGC
The Halapricum salinum genome window above contains:
- a CDS encoding glycosyltransferase, encoding MIDKDTSIAVVSTTCLQVPPEGYGGLELMVYNLAHELGQRDYDVTVIAPQGTDIEGVETIETTQPSDSKQCFQKEPTAYEMYADQLSNFDVVVDHSWQKHSYQRKREHPEEMANTTILGVWHGMPRFDLKPVEQPNYVSVSQAAAEAWQRTLGFEVRHVSNGIDVDRYPLQTDKGDYLMTLNRIMPEKGIIECIDIAEHLEVPIKIVGEDLFVDDVGYVTQVMARCGQSPYAEYVGRVDTEEKIDLLQHARGLLLMPQSPYKEVFGLAAVEAMACGTPVVATNNCGLGEVVSTVQGKGAYDNLDVLIADLERVATDGRRFPDPETLREGVIEHFSKAAMTDRYLERIEQAIETGW